A part of Myxococcus landrumus genomic DNA contains:
- a CDS encoding acyl-CoA dehydrogenase family protein: MPNPFTEEHEAFRKTVRAFVDKEMAPYGLEWDRAGIFPRELFKKCADLGFLGINHDPKYGGSGLDYWYVTAFCEELSHSRNAGVNMALLVQSQMATPIINEVGTDEQKREFLEPALKGERIAALGVSEPGCGSDVASIKTTARRDGDDYVINGSKMWITNGTRADFITLAVRTGSEGYGGISLVTFPTDVKGFSVSKKLDKVGNLSSDTAILFFEDCRIPARYVLGEENEGFYHIMTNFQGERLVGAITTVGGMERMMEDAIQYGNEREAFGRPLMKFQVWRHKFVEHLTAIEAAKRLTYHAVDIFDRKENAVKEISMAKLFAGDLAQRVAYDTQQFFGGMGYIEETPIARAWRDVRLITIGGGTSEVMKEILSKIYGF, encoded by the coding sequence ATGCCGAACCCGTTCACGGAGGAGCACGAGGCGTTCCGCAAGACAGTGCGCGCCTTCGTCGACAAGGAGATGGCGCCGTACGGGCTGGAGTGGGACAGGGCGGGCATCTTTCCGCGGGAGTTGTTCAAGAAGTGCGCGGACCTGGGCTTCCTCGGCATCAACCACGACCCGAAGTACGGCGGCAGCGGGCTGGACTACTGGTACGTGACGGCGTTCTGCGAGGAGCTCAGCCATAGCCGCAACGCCGGGGTGAACATGGCGCTGCTGGTGCAGAGCCAGATGGCGACGCCCATCATCAACGAGGTAGGCACGGACGAGCAGAAGCGCGAGTTCCTGGAGCCTGCCCTCAAGGGCGAGCGCATTGCCGCGCTGGGCGTCAGTGAGCCGGGGTGTGGCTCGGATGTGGCGAGCATCAAGACGACGGCGCGCCGGGATGGCGACGACTACGTCATCAACGGCTCGAAGATGTGGATCACCAACGGCACGCGCGCCGACTTCATCACCCTGGCGGTGCGCACCGGGAGCGAGGGCTACGGCGGCATCTCGCTGGTGACGTTCCCCACCGACGTGAAGGGCTTCAGCGTCTCCAAGAAGCTCGACAAGGTGGGCAACCTGTCCTCGGACACGGCCATCCTCTTCTTCGAGGACTGCCGCATCCCCGCCCGCTACGTGCTGGGCGAGGAGAACGAGGGCTTCTACCACATCATGACGAACTTCCAGGGTGAGCGCCTGGTGGGCGCCATCACCACGGTGGGCGGCATGGAGCGGATGATGGAGGACGCCATCCAGTACGGCAACGAGCGCGAGGCGTTCGGCCGGCCGCTGATGAAGTTCCAGGTCTGGCGTCACAAGTTCGTGGAGCACCTGACGGCCATCGAGGCGGCCAAGCGGCTGACGTACCACGCGGTGGACATCTTCGACCGCAAGGAGAACGCGGTGAAGGAGATCTCCATGGCGAAGCTGTTCGCCGGAGACCTGGCCCAGCGCGTGGCCTACGACACGCAGCAGTTCTTCGGAGGCATGGGCTACATCGAGGAGACGCCCATCGCCCGTGCGTGGCGCGACGTGCGCCTCATCACCATCGGTGGCGGTACGTCCGAGGTGATGAAGGAGATTCTCTCGAAGATCTACGGCTTCTGA
- a CDS encoding SAM-dependent methyltransferase, which translates to MVGTPSDMGKPYRPKDHYFQKAKQEGLRARSAFKVDELIKRFPMVKKGHVVLDLGAAPGGFLQILADAVGGAGRVIGVDIVAIRPFTQRYVQTAVLDVLADDFDAKLAAMYDGPFDAVISDMAPKTSGIKATDEARSLRLAGKALEVASKRGRPGSSFVAKVFMGGDFEDFRDQVRALFEEVKVVRPEATRGASMEVYLVGLRRRPPTGEAPPAP; encoded by the coding sequence ATGGTAGGGACCCCCTCCGACATGGGCAAGCCCTACCGTCCTAAAGACCACTATTTCCAGAAAGCCAAGCAAGAAGGGCTCCGAGCACGCTCGGCCTTCAAGGTGGATGAGCTCATCAAGCGGTTCCCCATGGTCAAAAAGGGCCATGTGGTGCTCGACCTGGGAGCCGCGCCGGGAGGGTTCCTCCAGATTCTGGCGGACGCCGTGGGAGGGGCGGGGCGGGTGATTGGCGTGGACATCGTCGCCATCCGGCCCTTCACCCAGCGCTACGTGCAGACGGCGGTGCTCGACGTGCTCGCCGACGACTTCGACGCGAAGCTGGCCGCGATGTATGACGGCCCGTTCGACGCGGTCATCTCCGACATGGCGCCGAAGACCAGCGGCATCAAGGCCACCGACGAGGCGCGCAGCCTGCGGCTGGCGGGCAAGGCGCTGGAGGTGGCCTCGAAGCGGGGCCGGCCGGGCTCGTCCTTCGTGGCCAAGGTGTTCATGGGGGGCGACTTCGAGGACTTCCGCGACCAGGTGCGCGCCCTCTTCGAGGAGGTGAAGGTGGTCCGCCCGGAGGCGACGCGAGGGGCGAGCATGGAGGTCTACCTGGTGGGGCTGCGCCGCAGGCCCCCGACGGGCGAGGCACCTCCGGCCCCCTGA
- a CDS encoding efflux RND transporter periplasmic adaptor subunit, with protein MIRRMWMAAALAAVFSTGCGKSGAQPALPTQEASSAMGVKAIAPATELEGNITRVTGQVRSKQEATLSAQATGTLAKMMVKVGDKVKKGQTLAVLDTSNVVIGVEQARAVKAAADAALQLATNNLERTRKVAEAGGVAAAGLDQAEIGQKQAAAQAAQAAAAVRMAEENLRDMAIIAPFDGVITARMKNIGDTVAMMPPTPVFSLVDVAGLEVRALVPESVVDKVKQGTKTHGTVSPSGMRFEVTVATVGSVVDTTNRTVEVLADVVGETASPLRPGALVDLDFSAAGQTDDKGLFLPTQAVSARGQEGFVWVVQDGTVRKRDVRVERVLPGYVRILQGLGADERVLADSSLDVKEGTAVRVVQ; from the coding sequence GTGATTCGACGCATGTGGATGGCCGCGGCACTGGCGGCGGTGTTTTCGACGGGCTGCGGCAAGAGCGGGGCGCAGCCGGCCCTGCCGACGCAGGAAGCCTCTTCGGCGATGGGCGTGAAGGCCATTGCCCCGGCGACGGAGCTGGAAGGCAACATCACTCGGGTGACGGGCCAGGTCCGCTCCAAGCAGGAGGCGACGCTGAGCGCCCAGGCGACCGGCACCCTCGCGAAGATGATGGTGAAGGTGGGCGACAAGGTGAAGAAGGGCCAGACGCTGGCGGTGCTGGACACGTCCAACGTCGTCATCGGCGTGGAGCAGGCTCGCGCGGTGAAGGCGGCGGCGGACGCGGCGCTGCAGCTGGCCACCAACAACCTGGAGCGCACCCGCAAGGTGGCCGAGGCCGGTGGTGTCGCCGCGGCCGGGTTGGATCAGGCGGAGATTGGCCAGAAGCAGGCCGCGGCCCAGGCCGCCCAGGCCGCCGCGGCGGTGCGCATGGCGGAGGAGAACCTCCGCGACATGGCCATCATCGCGCCCTTCGACGGTGTCATCACCGCGCGCATGAAGAACATCGGCGACACGGTGGCGATGATGCCGCCCACGCCGGTCTTCTCGCTGGTGGATGTGGCGGGCCTGGAAGTGCGCGCGCTGGTGCCCGAGTCCGTGGTGGACAAGGTCAAGCAGGGCACGAAGACGCACGGCACGGTCAGCCCCAGCGGCATGCGCTTCGAGGTGACGGTGGCCACGGTGGGCTCCGTCGTGGACACCACCAACCGCACGGTGGAGGTGCTGGCGGACGTGGTGGGTGAGACGGCCAGCCCCCTGCGCCCGGGTGCGCTGGTGGACCTGGACTTCTCGGCCGCGGGCCAGACGGACGACAAGGGCCTGTTCCTGCCGACGCAGGCGGTCAGCGCGCGAGGCCAGGAGGGCTTCGTGTGGGTGGTGCAGGACGGCACTGTTCGCAAGCGCGACGTGCGCGTGGAGCGCGTGCTCCCCGGTTACGTGCGCATCCTCCAGGGGCTGGGCGCGGATGAGCGAGTGCTCGCCGACTCCTCCCTGGACGTGAAGGAGGGCACGGCCGTCCGCGTGGTGCAGTGA